The sequence CTAGCCCAGTTCTCCAATCCTGATGCTTCCATAGGATTCCATGATCTTCTTCATGTAAACATACACAGTTTTCAACAGTATCAACTCCTCCAGTAAAATTTGTGAAATGggcatcaaaatattttatgtatccCAAACAATCACATCCCTGAAATGGTAGCATTTCATATTGAGAGTTTAATGGCCAGTaacctaaaataaaaaaatataaaacaatATTGGACAAAAAGGTATACCTTCTTGAGGGAATGGGCATTCTTCCCAAGGCCATCTTCCCCAGCATCAAATGCATTCTTTCTGTAATGTGGATCGTTGGGATCCCCATAGGGCACAACCATCTCCACGAAACTAAGCCGCTGGGCTATAAGCCTCCGGCCCCGACTACCATCAACATAGGCCAAAGAATGGATAACTAAGCCCTCTCTTGGCGTGAAACCAATCCGGAAGTTCCACTGCAACAAGAATTTAAACGATGAGTACATCTAAACTGTGATAATGAAAAGAGTGGACGAGTAAGAAATGGAGTACGTGAAAACCTTCTGCCACTCTACGTAATTTCCATTAATTCGAAAGCTTGGACCTTCAGACTGAACAATTTGAAGGGGTTTGACATCACTTCTGTCCACTCCCCCTCTTGTTTCGCCAGCAGTGTAGTTCCTAAGTGGATCAGCAGGAGGCAAGGGAACAAGTTTACGATCTTCAAATTCTATCACAACCATATTTTGCATATCAACAAGAACATGAATTCCCTCAACTGGTCGAGCATAACCATTTTCCAGCGGGCAGTCACTCTCTGTCCGACAAAATATAAGTGGTTTTGCAAGTCTACGACTAGGAGCATCAGCATCACTGTGGTAACCGACACACCTGTAGCCATGTTTGGACATAAAGACTGTCATCATAGATAATCTGAATGGTAGATAACTCCatagtatttttttatatagTTTACTAACCATGGATCAACCATGACTAGATCCATATCATCAATACCCCTTTTCCTCATTGCCTCTATAAATGGAGGGTAATCTTTTACGACTGCTTCACATTCAGCATACTCTGTGGCATCCTACAATTGGGAGGGGGGAGGGGGGAGGTTTTGCATACGTTAGACCCTAGATCACGTACCAGAAGTtaataaaaacaagaaatgttataaaaaaaatcatgcaaGATTTACATATCAACCCATGTTTTCATAAAATGGAAGGACATATCAATTCTATAAATGAACCTATGCGTTAGTTTGTGACTTCAAATAAAAAGCATATATGGAGAGCGCGTCTGAAAGCACAGTTTTTCAATGATATTCACCAGTCACTGAGATGACTTCATGATCAAGAAAATTGGCATACTGAAGAATAACTGACATAAAGCACTTGTTTTCATATGTGATATGAGTGGATGCAACTCCAAACAATTACTATCTTTTGAGTAGACAAACTTTCAAACACCAATTAAGCTCAAGTACAAACCGGCCTGTTACTAAAATTAACAAGCCATTAGAAATAAGCATAATGAACAAATAACAAAGTTTCGCAAAACCCAAACAAAGGAAAAATTGTGTATACATGCATGTGCTCTGACCCGTGTTGAAATTTTATATGCTATTGGCATGGCATAGAGGAAGTGAAGAAGACACAAGAAATCAATGTTGTGATAAGTGAGAGAAACATAAAAAAGCGAAGCAGATATATTATGCAAAAAGATAGGAATGATTTTGCGCATTAAACAGTTATTCATCGAGGAAAATGGTAAATAAGATTCATCACTCATACTGCATTTTATATGACACTTCATCAAACAATTGAATAATATGTTTCTTTCAATTTGAAGCAAGATTTGATGCAAGATGATTGTGATAGATTAATCAAATTTTCTAATCATTCTAGTACGAGTAATGAGTTCATAAAGATGGGATGCACCCAAGACCAAGCCCAAGAAAACAAAACAACTAGTGAATTTCCATCTAGCTGACATACCATAGGAGGTTGAACATCGGGGACAACTGTAGACGAAACAACTTTTCCCCTATGATGCCCACCTCGAGTTGTTGCATGTACTTCAGTCAGCTCAACAATCCATACACTAGTCTCATTAGACTTTTTGTTGTAAACAATTAATCTGGCTCGTCTTGGAGGGAGCTTACTATGCATTGCTGGTCCTCCTTTGGATCTAGGCAACAATGAAGGTTGAAATGGGGGGAAAAAGTAAGCATCTGCAAGTGCCACTACGTATTTATCAGGTTCCACTAGAACCACTTCAATAAATCTCATGCCATCTCTGACCTGAAGAGAGAGATAAACCAAATAATGAGGGGAATATACTCCAACAATTATATCAACTTGTTGCACTAATAGCGTATGCATCATAACTTTGATCATAGAAAGAAAATGACGAATTTAAACCTCGGGGGTTGCTCCAGCTGCTCTGACCGTTGCCACTGCCACAGATATTTCAGCAGCAGATAAAGGATCCAAAGGATGTTTGGTTTGAGCCTTTGTCATGATCTGAATCCCTGAATGGCGATTCATCAATCACAAAAAGGAATCAATCAACAACTGAATCTTCAAGTTTAACTTTGACAAGTAATTTCAGAGTGAGAGAACATCTATCAATTCTTCAAGTCAACCAGTACAACAAAAGGTGTCACTAGAAACTTACTGAAGCATTCTCCATGGATATATGAATCTGATATGATGTTAACTGATTGGTTGAAAAAGCACAACAAAACTGTTGATTTCACATAAAAACGAGTTTCCTTACGTACTTGAGAAAATAAAACTATAACATATTGGGCATTGCATGGAAATCCAAATAGTCTATGAATAACTAATAACTATTTCAATTAGCTGTTGAAAATCTTGGACGCAGATGTCCACTGGAAGACCATTAACGCAATAAGCCATTATTATCAATCTATATACCTcaactaaaaataaattttgccttcaGCTTCAAGAACAATCCGTCCCTAATAAGGAATAAGGTACCTAGGGTGGCTCCTCCAACCCACACGGAGAAAATA comes from Henckelia pumila isolate YLH828 chromosome 4, ASM3356847v2, whole genome shotgun sequence and encodes:
- the LOC140860116 gene encoding diamine oxidase [copper-containing] 1, peroxisomal-like, which codes for MATTQKKATLAPSKDPSCCAPPAVAAGEGSAGILVRREAASDWGVSNAAGDEDRKKIASLIRAEPSTKASNKGIQIMTKAQTKHPLDPLSAAEISVAVATVRAAGATPEVRDGMRFIEVVLVEPDKYVVALADAYFFPPFQPSLLPRSKGGPAMHSKLPPRRARLIVYNKKSNETSVWIVELTEVHATTRGGHHRGKVVSSTVVPDVQPPMDATEYAECEAVVKDYPPFIEAMRKRGIDDMDLVMVDPWCVGYHSDADAPSRRLAKPLIFCRTESDCPLENGYARPVEGIHVLVDMQNMVVIEFEDRKLVPLPPADPLRNYTAGETRGGVDRSDVKPLQIVQSEGPSFRINGNYVEWQKWNFRIGFTPREGLVIHSLAYVDGSRGRRLIAQRLSFVEMVVPYGDPNDPHYRKNAFDAGEDGLGKNAHSLKKGCDCLGYIKYFDAHFTNFTGGVDTVENCVCLHEEDHGILWKHQDWRTGLAEVRRSRRLTVSFICTVANYEYGFYWHLYQDGKIEAEVKLTGILSLGALQPGEYRKYGTTIAPGLYAPVHQHFFVARMDMAVDCKPGEMQNQVVEVNVRIEEPGKDNVHNNAFYAEETLLKSELEAMRDCDPLSARHWIVRNTRTVNRNGQLTGYKLVPGSNCLPLAGPEAKFLRRAAFLKHNLWVTPYARGEDFPGGEFPNQNPRVGEGLASWVKQNRPLEEADIVLWYIFGITHVPRLEDWPVMPVEHIGFVLQPHGFFNCSPAVDVPPSAYEMDGKESDAKDNVVAKSISSSLMAKL